From the Oryzias latipes chromosome 22, ASM223467v1 genome, one window contains:
- the hhipl2 gene encoding HHIP-like protein 2: protein MMRERNSCPRRRSARCASLRAAAPPRSVQRTQTLPEVKLSASVVLLLQVFAASAHPQCLDFQPPFKPQWHLEFCAQYEQFGCCDQRTDNTIAERYWNIIELLEAAGQDLCEDMLKEVMCQECSPYAAHLYDAEDPHTPVRELPGLCVGFCSELHGKCRHVLKYLTANRLLLDTSERDVSTFCSMVDLPDQDYCYPNVLSSPDLNSNLGQVLEDPRGCLQVCLTEVANGLRNPVLMLHSGDDTHRMFIAEQVGFVWVYLRDGSRLEQPFLDLSGEVLTTPWLGDERGFLGMAFHPKYRDNGRFFIYYSIQVHSKVEKIRISEMKVSVSDMNMADPHSERVILEIDEPAANHNGGQLLFGLDGYLYIFTGDGGKAGDPFGKFGNSQNKSALLGKVLRVDVDRRTPAGRQYEIPPDNPFLDDPTARPEVFAFGVRNMWRCSVDRGDPVSQYGRGRIFCGDVGQNRYEEIDIIVNGGNYGWRAKEGFECYDIKLCHNSSLNDIPPIFAYSHHIGKSVTGGYVYRGCESPNLNALYFFGDFMSGRIMALEEDKPSGIWKERRVCMGDTITCSFPGLINHYHKYIISFAEDEAGELYFLATSYPSAMSPTGTVFKFVDPSRRAPPGKCKQKPLPVKVRGKKFPFSPKEVTVLKTNEKPTRPPPRHFKLTTKPPATRGQLKPKLKPTTASTTVGDTKPVSNAPKVEDKKKKAAKPWSRDKPPKKKLKNTQRKTDPVKKSLKKALKLDSGGVTAPNQAVTQSSNSTNGPKTQTIHSTGNHPRKKATKRPTSQKIKKEKSDTAPQEKNKDNRKRSKPAQVRIQKTRGTL, encoded by the exons ATGATGCGAGAGCGAAACTCCTGTCCACGCCGGAGAAGCGCGCGCTGCGCGTCTTTACGCGCAGCTGCACCACCCAGGTCGGTCCAGAGGACGCAGACGCTGCCTGAGGTGAAGCTGAGCGCGTCAGTCGTGCTGCTCCTTCAGGTCTTCGCGGCTTCCGCGCATCCGCAATGCCTGGACTTCCAGCCGCCGTTCAAGCCGCAGTGGCACCTGGAGTTCTGCGCGCAGTACGAGCAGTTTGGATGCTGCGACCAAAGAACCGACAATACGATCGCAGAGAGATACTGGAACATCATCGAGCTGCTGGAAGCGGCGGGGCAGGATCTCTGCGAAGACATGCTGAAGGAAGTCATGTGTCAG GAGTGCTCCCCTTATGCTGCCCACCTGTACGATGCGGAGGACCCTCACACGCCCGTCAGAGAGCTGCCGGGTCTGTGCGTCGGCTTCTGCTCGGAGCTCCATGGCAAGTGCCGCCATGTGCTGAAATATTTGACTGCAAACCGGCTGCTGCTGGACACGAGTGAGCGGGACGTGTCCACATTTTGCAGTATGGTTGACCTGCCCGACCAGGATTATTGCTACCCCAATGTTCTCAGCAGCCCTGACCTCAACAGCAACCTGGGGCAGGTGCTGGAGGATCCGCGGGGCTGTCTCCAGGTGTGTTTGACGGAGGTTGCCAACGGTCTGAGGAACCCGGTGCTGATGCTGCACAGCGGGGATGACACACACCGAATGTTCATCGCAGAGCAGGTGGGCTTCGTGTGGGTTTACCTGCGGGACGGCAGCCGGCTGGAGCAGCCCTTCCTGGACTTGAGCGGGGAGGTGCTGACCACCCCGTGGCTGGGGGATGAGAGAGGCTTCCTGGGCATGGCCTTCCATCCAAAGTACCGGGACAACGGACGCTTTTTCATCTACTACTCCATCCAGGTTCACAGCAAGGTGGAGAAGATAAGGATCAGCGAGATGAAGGTGTCTGTGTCGGACATGAACATGGCAGACCCTCACTCAGAGAG agtcattttaGAAATCGACGAACCTGCTGCAAACCACAACGGGGGCCAGCTGTTGTTTGGTCTAGACGGATATTTGTACATCTTCACTGGAGATGGAGGGAAGGCCGGAGATCCGTTTGGGAAGTTCGGAAACTCACAGAACAA AAGTGCACTGCTGGGAAAAGTTCTCCGTGTGGATGTGGACAGAAGAACCCCCGCTGGAAGGCAGTATGAAATCCCCCCTGACAACCCCTTTCTTGACGACCCAACTGCCCGGCCAGAGGTGTTTGCTTTTGGGGTCCGGAACATGTGGCGCTGCTCGGTGGACAGAGGGGATCCAGTGAGCCAGTACGGCAGGGGTCGGATCTTCTGCGGAGACGTCGGTCAAAACCGTTACGAGGAGATCGACATCATTGTGAACGGGGGGAACTACGGATGGAGGGCCAAAGAGGGTTTTGAGTGCTATGATATCAAACTGTGCCACAACTCCTCCCTGA ATGACATCCCACCTATATTTGCCTACAGTCATCATATCGGGAAGTCAGTGACAGGGGGGTATGTGTACAGAGGCTGTGAATCCCCCAACCTCAATGCCCTGTACTTTTTTGGAGACTTTATGAGTGG GCGAATCATGGCACTAGAAGAAGATAAACCCTCTGGGATATGGAAGGAAAGGAGGGTCTGCATGGGCGACACCATCACCTGCTCCTTTCCTGGACTCATCAATCACTACCACAAGTACATCATCTCCTTTGCTGAGGACGAAGCAG GAGAGCTGTACTTTTTGGCAACATCGTACCCTAGCGCCATGTCCCCCACAGGAACTGTGTTCAAGTTTGTGGACCCCTCCAG GAGAGCCCCTCCAGGGAAATGCAAGCAGAAGCCTCTGCCGGTCAAAGTGAGGGGCAAGAAGTTTCCTTTTTCCCCCAAGGAAG TGACCGTGCTGAAGACGAATGAAAAGCCCACACGACCCCCACCCAGACACTTCAAACTGACCACCAAACCCCCAGCCACAAGGGGCCAGCTCAAGCCCAAGCTCAAGCCCACCACAGCCAGCACCACAGTGGGGGACACCAAGCCCGTAAGCAACGCACCAAAGGTGGAGgacaagaagaagaaagcaGCCAAACCATGGAGCAGGGACAAGCCCCCgaaaaagaaactgaagaaCACACAGAGGAAGACAGACCCTGTAAAGAAGAGCCTCAAGAAAGCCCTTAAGTTGGATTCTGGGGGGGTCACAGCCCCAAACCAAGCTGTtacacagagttcaaacagcaCCAATGGGCCTAAAACCCAAACAATACACTCCACAGGTAATCACCCGCGGAAGAAGGCGACAAAAAGGCCAACCAGTCAAAAGATTAAGAAGGAAAAGAGCGACACAGCCCCCCAAGAGAAAAACAAGGACAACAGGAAGAGAAGTAAACCAGCTCAAGTGAGAATCCAGAAAACTAGAGGAACTCTTTAA